The genomic interval GAcaataaacttttatttttcaaacacgATTAGTATTAGTATTGTTGAGACTACTGCATACAAAAACattataactaaaaattaaaacaaataaatcgTTGATAGAAAAGTAATTGAAAAGATAGTTTTGTCTAATGTGTacatgtaaaatattattataccatgtataaatttaatttttacaatttgattaaTAAATCTTATCATATATATCTTATTTGATCCAATAATGGGTCGACTTATTAAactaatagtaaaaataaatttatatatgttgcAAGACTTATTTCACttatatatatttgacttgAAAAGACATAAGTTGCTTTTGCATTTTAAAAAACGTGATAATTATAAGCTATAGATGACCTTTTTATCACTAGGTATTACTTAAGATTAATGGATGAAATAAAGAGTCTTGTTGACGAATATCTTGAGTACcggttaaaaaatcataaaagaaaattttatattagaaaaaataaaatttaaactgtGAAAgaataaaatacacaaattttcaTGCATTttcaatgataattttttatcatgtactgttaatataaaatattttacattgtaaACACATCATAACTATTTACGAGAAtaatttttgatgattttttttttaaagtcaaacACTTTTATTGATCTACctattaacaatataaaatttatttacattaaaattgTGTATTATTCACGGCCCacaaatatttctaaaaaaataatcaaattataatttattacacACTTTCTTGATATTCTAAAATAGGACCAAACTAAAGTGGCTCAGATGGGCCCAAAATTTAaggtgtgaaatcaaaatcaaattttaattttttgctaaatatttttaatatatattttgttatttttatatagaaaaaaaaatggcagCCACGTGGGAAAATTTGGAGAATTGACATTATACTTGTCCACAAAAACTCCGTCAAGGAATGAGACGAGAGATATGGCAATGAATCGATGTCTGTTTTGAGTTTTGAAAGAATGTGGCACTTCAACAAAATACACTTGACTCTAGTTGCAATTGTTATCACTACCTTTGTGGTGTTTTTTGGTATTGATTCATTAGAGGGTGTAAAATTGGTGTCTAGATTAAATTATCAAAGGATTCAAAAAGGACATTCAAGATCAACCCTTTCATCATACAAGGTatatatgaatgaaatttttgtattataataattttttccctatgtgatttttgttttgtgCACATAGcatgaatattttgttttgtgttgaattgtttttttgtaCATGTAGGATGAGGGAAGACACAAATCGCCTAAAAGAAGATCAATGCAAGGAGGTAGAAATTTGGAGAAGGTTGAAGCAAGTCTTGCAAAAGCAAGAGCTTCGATAAAACAAGCCTTGTTAAGAATCAATGACACTTTGCCTCTTGAGGATTCTCATGATTATATTCCACAAGGTGACATCTACAGGAACGCCTTTGCTTTTCATAGGTATGTTTTTTCTTAATCatgaatttgagtaaaaaaCATTAGTGAATAAATTTGTCATCTCAATTATGTTAAAATTATCACTTgttatttaaagtattttattaatattaaataaaaaaaaattgaaagactaAATCGAAAgctaaataaacaaaaattaacaacatTATCTCGttaaaaatcttatataaaaaactaaaaaggaTAAAACCAAACTCTAACTGTATCCTAGATATGGTTGTATGAACTATATCATAGGCATGGGTGTATGAACAACATGAGTGGGGGACAAGGATTTATTTAAtcatcaaaagagaaaagaaaaaaaaaagttttttttcccAACTTATGTGAAttattttatagaataaaaGGCATGTGGTATTGAGGCAGATAATCATTTcgtttataatttcttttttatttatattaaattattcctAGTACATGTATATGTACATGATGATATATAGTTTTGTGAGGATAAACTTATTTTGTTCACCTTCATTTTCTTAGTGGCTATtgctttttattaattaaaatgcaTATGTCTTAGATAATACATTTAAAGGAATAATagattaaaagataaaagagatTATATCTCAAATGATTTGGTCagttaatatgattttttttaaaaatattcaattaatcttAAGATTTTTACTACAATAGACTAGACCGATGAAATTCAACTCCATTTGCTAGTAAATGAATCTTTTGCTATAAAGACACGGAGAAAAAAACGAGacatttgattatattaaaaaaaatttactttaatttttttacacttcAAATTTTCCCTGTAGTTCTCTAGTTCTctttctctatctctatttttCTATAtgtaaaaaatctttttttttttttgggtacaataGTCATGTGCTGAAAATTGATTTGCCTACACTACTTCACAATAGACATCGTGGAAGCTTGTAAATCATTATTCTTTCCCAATTATTGAACATATATTGTAGGAGTTAGAAGATGCcaaaagagagaaagaaagaaaattgtcTAGTTCCATGTTTATGGTGCGTTGAACTTGAACAAATTAATACACTCTATTGGACCTCACCTAAGTCACGTGTTGACATGATATGATGTTTTGGTGGATATGTGTTAGGTTCAATTCTTTACaaacaacaataaataaatcttaaattCTCCTAATCTTTTTGGGAAAGATTAGACTAAAACACACATATACTTTAATCATTACCCAACAACCTAATTTTATGTGtcttaagttaaaaataatcaattctAAAAAAACATGTATACTATATCAAAAAGGTTTTCTTTCATGAACAAAAATATTTCATAGTTACAACATTGTAAGTACAAGTGACACATATTTGGGTAGTTTAATCATTTGATTGAAGATAATCTCTAACTAttgcatataaaaaaaatatctttagaTATGTTAACTCTGTAAATAAATATCAgttacttaattataaatattaattttataattgtgcGTGGAAAATGGGGGTTAGTTTTTTAAGAGTCCTTTAGTTCTAGCAATAGGGGTTAGTTTTTTTAGTTGTTGTGTCCTCTTAATTGTCATGCTTTACTTAGTTTTCATTCTTTTGAATTGTCTTTATTACATATATATGATATAGGAGTTACTACTTAATGGAGAAGCTCTTTAAAATCTTTGTGTATGAAGAGGGAGAGCCTCCACTTTTTCATTATGGTCCTTGcaagaatatatattcaatgGAAGGAATATTTATAAACTTATTGGAAAGCAATACTCAGTTTAGGACTCAGAATCCAGATGAGGCTCATGTTTACTTTCTTCCATTTAGTGTTGTTATGATCCTTGAGCATCTCTTTCACCCTGTTATTCGTGACAAAGCTGTATTGGGGAGAACTATTGGTGATTATGTTCATATCATATCCCATAAATATACATATTGGAATAGAAGTTATGGAGCTGACCATTTCATGCTTTCTTGTCATGATTGGGtactcatttttcaattttcctcCTCTAATTATAGTGCCTATAAACTTATGATTaaggatatattttttttattacacaAATGttatttgttctatttttatttaaaaaaatgtttgatgtACATCTCATAAGGCATATACACATCTAGAGATaaagagataaaatataatgatatgatatatatgaataattgcTGTTCAATTAAGTTCAAGAGAgccattaaaaatatttgaactgattttataacataaacacttgaaacaaataaaatatcaatcttataaaaaatagcATATGACCTCTATAAACTCTTAACTTTGTTTTCAACGAGTTTATGAAGATTACCTTGTGTAAAGGAGTTGATTGACACAGCCTATTGTGTAGTAGCTACTTATTGGATAAgcacttaaattaatttaaatgtgCACCCAAACACTATACTTGAATAACCATGAATTTCAACCGTTCAATATATAATGTTCATTAGCATCTACTAAATATGGTTCAactaacttttaaattttttgtgaaaaaaaaatggtttttgTGCACAGGGACCAAGGGCAACTTGGTATGTTAAGGAATTATATTTCATTGCAATTCGAGTACTATGCAATGCAAATATCTCTGAGCATTTCAATCCAAAAAAAGATGCATCATTTCCTGAAATCAATTTAGTAACAGGTGAAACAACAGGTCTAATTGGTGGCTATCCACAATGGAACAGAACAATTCTGGCTTTCTTTGCAGGACAAATGCATGGTAGAATTAGACCAATGCTTTTCCAACATTGGAAGAACAAAGACAAAGATATGTTAGTTTATGAAAAACTTCCCGAAAATGTTTCATATCATGAAACAATGAAGATGAGTAAATATTGTATTTGTCCAAGTGGTTATGAAGTGGCTAGTCCAAGAATTGTTGAGGCAATTTATGCTGAATGTGTGCCTGTTATAATATCTCAAAATTATGTGCTTCCTTTTAGTGATGTTCTTGATTGGGATTGTTTTTCTGTTCAGATTCAAGTGAGTGAAATTCCTAAGCTTAAGGAAATTTTGTTGGGTATATCAGAGGAAAAATATGTGAGATTGTATGAGGGAGTTAAGAAAGTGCAAAGACATTTTGTGATGAATAATCCTCCTAAGAGATATGACGTGTTTCATATGATTGTTCATTCTATATGGCTTAGGAGATTGAATGTGATTGTGAAATAAGTAATGATGTCATTGTTGTTCTCTCAATATTGATTCTTTTGTTGATGAGGTTCATTGCTTGTATTCATTATTCTTAATTGGCATAGAACATTGTTTATATACAAGTAGTATATTCCCTATAAGTTACTTCATGATCactaaataaacattttttagaaAAGTAATAACTATATCCATAGTATGAAGTGATCCAAAAGgcatttttatcaaataactaCTCAATTTTGTCTTTACAATTATAAGATTGTATCAACTTAGTCTATAATACTTGTCAATATTATAAGATGATCTATGAATCGTAAAGTGCTTCTTAGGTTCGTTCCTTAGAAATTGTTATCAACGAATCTTCACATCATTCACTTAATTTCAAATGCATCATATATTATTAGCTTAATGTCATATAATCTCTTTGCAAATATCAACAAAGGGATGaactagattaaaatattttgcaattttaaatatcatttcgGAATATTAATCAATGTCTAAGGACTAAATTGAGTCTATGCATAGGTATTaatccattaaaaaaaacacatgaatttttttaaaataatttaactaagagaattaaattgttcaattgataatataaaattactATAAAAATTTTGATAGTCACAAAATTGTGTTCGCTTTCAACGATAAATTAACTCAAATGcacaatttataatattaaaaaatcgtcaattttatttataataaaataatctaaaagtaggcaaaaaatacacatataatcCTTTAAGTTTAACTCAATTTCTATTTCAGCTTTGCTATCATCTTTTTGATATTCACACCTCTCAAATTTTTCATATAAACAAAATACCTAAATTTTTCTTGCTTATTTATATCATTCTTTAAACTCTAATTTCTCTTTTTGTCTCCATCTTCTActtcatattcatattcatcTTTTTTTCTCACACCTCATTCTCCTTCTTCCTCCATTTTCAACAACATCTTCGATCATCTTCATTGTCTCTCATTTGATTTTAGTGAGAGTGAAGCTCATGTTGTCAACATTTGATACTGGAACAACAATGGTGATTCTAATGATCTCCATGCGTACGGAAAATGAACACACATACGCAAACCGAGTTTGTCCAGAAACCTACTTGAACTGAGTTtatgtacgtgaactcaataTGCGTATGTGGACTGAGTTTGTGTGGAACATACGTGAACTGAATTTGCATATGAACCTACGTGAATTGAGTTTGCGTAAGTGAATTGAGATTGCATAGAAACGTACTTGAACTCCATTTATGTAGATCATACAcaaactcagttcacgtagtGTTTGTGATTTCTTAAATTGAATAACGTACTTGAATTCAACTCACGTAACGATACATGATTTAAATTTgtgtatatgaattatttacaacgtacgtgaactgagttcaagtaaaatcttcaaattttgaaagaaaaaaaaaatcgaactCAAACATAGATCTATAAACATACCTTGTTGAGTGACTTTAATCATAATATGAAGATGTGACTTATTGGGTGTAAATTATGAATGAGTGAGCTTTGAATGAGTATGAGTTATGATTAGTGAGTTATGAATGAGTTGTGATCTATGACTATGAGTTATGAGGTTAATGATAGTGATGAAGAGACAAATAGAAGTTATAGAATGAGACAAATAAACAAGagtattttggatattttgtttttatgaaaaattgagGGAGGTGGATGACAAAAATGCAGTGTGGGTAACAAAATTGTTTCTACTTAggttatttaagtttattttatcttGTGTTAAGTTACATTTTCTTTGCACGTTAGTCTTTTATCTCAATTTCGGCAACAATTAATTCAATTGAAAGCTTATGATCATTTGAAATTGTACCAAAATGCTCAAACAATATGTCTCTCGTACTAACCTTTCAAAAAACATTAATcacattttataaattatgtattttttattttatctacaaCAATTTAAACTTACATATAAccttaaaaataaagtaataaatgtTTATCTACGTAATAGATGTCTTTAACATTTATTATGTGGATAGATATTTAACatgataataatttgaaaaaaaatttaaatttaagataacatatgtaatttaatatatcgTAAAGGCTAATAAAGTAAACGAATATAGtctaaataatcaaataaaatacataaatttaaaggagttaacctaaaattaaaaaaataaagatattctCTAATGCTCTTTTGTTCTAAGCAAAAATCTTATAGACGGtaattacaaaaatttgtttttcttttaacatACTTGCAAAAAGTTGACTATTTCAAGGGTTTAAGAAAACCTCTACCAAAtaaaatggcttaaaaaaacaaacatacccttaattttctttatattagaACAAAAATCGCAAAACCTGTTTTGAAATCCATTATCGCAATTCACATCGTCGTCGAACACAGTGTGTGCGTTTCTTCCAAGGACACAATATGCAGGTAAACCCTTCTTCCATTCCTTATTCTTCATTAATTTCAAAAGTTGTGTGAGTGAAACGAGTAAGTAGGTAAAGAATTTGTGTGTGTTTGCAGGCGAGTGATAGGTTTAATATCAATTCACAACTCGAGCATCTTCAAGCTAAATATGTTGGAACTGGTCATGCTGATTTAAACAGATTTGAGTGGGCCGTCAATATTCAGCGTGATAGCTATGCATCATACATTGGTCGCTACCCTTTACTTTCATTCTTTTCCATCGCTGAAAACGAATCTATTGGAAGACAACGCTATACCTTCATGCaggtttttactttttttttcccgtAATTTTAGGATCATATGAGGTTCTCTTAACTTTTTCTGAGGGTTGGGTGTATTTTTCTATATACATggaaactaaaatattatttaatataaacttttggggaaaattaaaattaaaaagttggAATTTTGAACAATTAACCAGTCAAGTGAGATTAGGAAGGCTGTTTCCTTAAATCTCTCTAGCCTATTTTTGTAATCTTTAGTTTTGAAGATTAAAGATGTGATGGAACCAGTGGCAGGCTTGTTGCTATGTTCTCTTTTAATatattcttctatttttaataagaaGAATATCAGAGTTTTCCTTTATGAGAAAAACGTATTTGCCCACCATATCTTATGAGCTATGTAGTTGTAGTATAGATTAAGACAAATTAGTATTAGGCATCCTTACTAATTGAcataataattgttaatttcctTATTTGAACAATACTGTTTTTTATGCAGAAAATGCTCCTGCCTTGTGGTCTGCCTccagaaagagaagaagaatgaaaatTTGACATCTATATTACAAATAGATCATCACGGTTTATGGAGTTTTatcattatattataataatgtgTCATTTTGATTAAGGAACTTATGTGATCTTGATTGGCAATTGTGgtatcattttttcttttgacatgtaAATGCTTTAGTTGTTATTGAGCAGAAACGCTAAATTATGAGATgtcaaaattagtattttttccCATGTTGTCGTGATGTTTTGAGAGATGGCTTTTTAAGATGAATGATTTATGTTTTGCATCCATAAAAATGTTACACTTCTTTAAAATCACTTTTAACATTGACCATGCTAAGTCAATCAAAATGAAGCTTTATCATTCTGCTAGGAATGATGAATTTGTCCTgtcaaaagaaagaaaaaaaacaggaATGGTGAATTTGTGATGGATACTTTGACATCCCATTTTTCTCTTTACTGGATTTGTTGGGTTTTAACGAGacataaatttatatacttgtAGAATTGATTTAAATTACAACAAAGATAACTATTAAGTTCCAGGGAAAGAAGGGTTGAAAAGCAATTGTGTAGCCTATGTATGGTCAATATTGTTCTTGTGATACAAGCTAATCAGACAGTTATGTAGCTACAATGACAGTTAATTCTTAATTCAATGCTTATATATGTGACTGTAAATTAGCTTAGCTATTGGTGAATTAATTAAGCTTAAATGTTTATTCAAACATAGTTCATATGTATCAAGAAAGTACCCcaaattttcaacaacaaaaaatcatGTGTTATCATCATGTTTATAAACATTAACTCTTAAGTATATTGTGATGTTTCGGAGACCTTTGAATGAAATAGGAAAAAATTAACAGAGAATTAAGTTGCTGAGGGTTGGCATATTTCAGGAAGAAATGACTCTACCTAAATTTTGATACTCACATATTTATCATGTTTTGTTTGTGTGTTGAGGTGAgaattgtttgtttttaatcaGTGCTAGCCAAGACCTAAATTTTTATACTCACTCTCACATTTATCATGTTTTCTTCTGCGTTCAGGTGAGAATTGTTTGTTATTAGTCAGTGGCTAGTCAAGCAAAAAACGTACTAGATTAATTGTTCTATTAGTTTTGCTTTTGACTATGTTTAGCTCAAAATTTACCAGACTGCTAGGTAAAGATGGAAACAGGTTAATAGATTTAAGGTTGCTACAAGAAATCTTACGAGCAAAAGATAAATACTTGAAAACCCATACAACTTCATTAGTAGTAATAAAAGCTTAATTTTCTATTATGAAAAATCAAACTTTCATATTCTTGCAAATACAATGGAGGCTCTTTATTTATCAACAACTGACCCTTAAAATCTTAATAATGAATGATCTCTTCCTTTCACCTATACATACACGCAAACAGCCATGCTTGTAAATATGCATATATAAACCAACTCTATCTGTTTTTTAACTAGCCATCAACTCTATATTGAGTTGTTAGAAAACAGAACTCTTCTTGCTTCTATTTCTTCAATATTTTTCGTTAAATATGCACTTTTATTTCCTCTTATTTCATGATTATCCAAACAACACTCAAGTGAAAGTAAATCTGCTATGAGAGAACCTCAAATGGATTGTtcgttataaaaaataatatgagcAACCAACAATGTTTGAGCAGCAGAAGGAGCTGGTTCCAACAACATAGTGAACCATTGTTCAAATATGTAGGAGAGGCACCAAATTTAGAGTACTGACAATTCATCAAACATATTGACTCAATAAGAGGTGACATGTGAGCTAACAAAAGTTAACATAAAGCAACTGCTCAAATGTGAAACAAGGAAGCACCAAAATTACCAACTTCATTAAATTAAGCTTTAATATTCAATTATACAAATTCAAACACAAATATACCCCACAAATAGTATTCCCCTATTGTTGTTAGATTCCTGATTAAGCTTTGCACCTGTTAGCATGGTAGTCACAATCTTGATATACCTCTAAACCTGGTTGGCCTAACTGAGACTCTTCAAAGCAAGCACACCGCTTACTCATCTTCCCGGTCACAGCAATTTCTATAGGTCTCTGAACCAACCTAGGGTAGCCAACATCACACCATACCTGACCAAAATATGTAAACCTGTGT from Cicer arietinum cultivar CDC Frontier isolate Library 1 chromosome 5, Cicar.CDCFrontier_v2.0, whole genome shotgun sequence carries:
- the LOC101488324 gene encoding uncharacterized protein At4g14342-like — its product is MQASDRFNINSQLEHLQAKYVGTGHADLNRFEWAVNIQRDSYASYIGRYPLLSFFSIAENESIGRQRYTFMQKMLLPCGLPPEREEE
- the LOC101515571 gene encoding probable glycosyltransferase At3g07620; the encoded protein is MSVLSFERMWHFNKIHLTLVAIVITTFVVFFGIDSLEGVKLVSRLNYQRIQKGHSRSTLSSYKDEGRHKSPKRRSMQGGRNLEKVEASLAKARASIKQALLRINDTLPLEDSHDYIPQGDIYRNAFAFHRSYYLMEKLFKIFVYEEGEPPLFHYGPCKNIYSMEGIFINLLESNTQFRTQNPDEAHVYFLPFSVVMILEHLFHPVIRDKAVLGRTIGDYVHIISHKYTYWNRSYGADHFMLSCHDWGPRATWYVKELYFIAIRVLCNANISEHFNPKKDASFPEINLVTGETTGLIGGYPQWNRTILAFFAGQMHGRIRPMLFQHWKNKDKDMLVYEKLPENVSYHETMKMSKYCICPSGYEVASPRIVEAIYAECVPVIISQNYVLPFSDVLDWDCFSVQIQVSEIPKLKEILLGISEEKYVRLYEGVKKVQRHFVMNNPPKRYDVFHMIVHSIWLRRLNVIVK